Proteins encoded in a region of the Saccharothrix ecbatanensis genome:
- a CDS encoding isochorismatase family protein has protein sequence MSKALIVVDVQNDFCEGGSLAVTGGAAVAAAISAHVASSSYDHVVATRDYHVDPGSHFSETPDFVDSWPVHCVAGTAGASFHPELDVTAVEAVFSKGAYAAAYSGFEGASGAGESLEDWLRERGVEQVDVVGIATDHCVRATALDAASAGFTTTVLLDLTAGVGQGSVDGALTRLGEAGVTLTGTPHVG, from the coding sequence ATGAGCAAGGCGCTGATCGTGGTGGACGTGCAGAACGACTTCTGCGAGGGCGGTTCGCTGGCGGTCACGGGTGGTGCGGCCGTGGCGGCGGCGATCTCGGCGCACGTCGCTTCGTCGTCGTACGACCACGTCGTGGCCACCCGTGACTACCACGTGGACCCCGGGTCGCACTTCAGCGAGACGCCGGACTTCGTGGACTCGTGGCCGGTGCACTGCGTGGCGGGGACGGCCGGGGCGTCGTTCCACCCGGAGTTGGACGTCACGGCGGTGGAGGCGGTGTTCTCCAAGGGCGCCTACGCGGCGGCGTACTCGGGGTTCGAGGGTGCGTCGGGTGCGGGCGAGTCGCTGGAGGACTGGCTGCGGGAGCGCGGGGTGGAGCAGGTGGACGTGGTGGGCATCGCCACCGACCACTGCGTGCGGGCGACCGCGTTGGACGCCGCGTCGGCCGGGTTCACGACGACCGTGCTGCTGGACCTGACTGCGGGTGTGGGGCAGGGGTCCGTGGACGGCGCGTTGACGCGGCTGGGCGAGGCGGGCGTGACGCTGACCGGGACGCCGCACGTCGGCTGA
- a CDS encoding nicotinate phosphoribosyltransferase, producing the protein MSTSLFTDHYELTMLAAALRDGTAERPCVFEVFARRLPEGRRYGVVAGTGRLLDAIADFTFTERDLELLERTNVVDEATLSWLADYTFTGDVDGYPEGELYFPGSPILSVRAPFGVGVVLETLALSILNHDSAIASAAARMVGAANGRRMIEMGSRRTHEESAVAAARAAFLAGFTATSNLEAARRHGIPTAGTCAHAFTLLHDTEESAFRSQIETLGVDTTLLVDTYDITNGIKTAVQVAGPSLGSVRIDSGDLGVLARQARDQLDSLGARNTRIVVSGDLDEYSIAMLRAEPVDAYGVGTSLVTGSGAPTAGMVYKLVEVDGRPVAKRSSHKESRGGRKASLRRHKETGTALEEVVFPHASEPEMGAHDRLLAVPLIRGGRRVDGLDTLAESRERLRAALVTVPWEGLKLSRGEPAIPTTFL; encoded by the coding sequence ATGTCGACGTCGCTGTTCACCGACCACTACGAGTTGACGATGCTGGCCGCGGCACTGCGCGACGGCACCGCCGAGCGACCGTGCGTGTTCGAGGTATTCGCCCGGCGGCTGCCGGAGGGCAGGCGGTACGGGGTGGTCGCGGGCACCGGCAGGTTGTTGGACGCGATCGCCGACTTCACGTTCACCGAGCGTGACCTGGAGCTGCTGGAACGCACGAACGTGGTGGACGAGGCCACGCTGTCGTGGCTCGCGGACTACACGTTCACCGGGGACGTGGACGGCTACCCGGAGGGTGAGCTGTACTTCCCGGGCTCGCCGATCCTGTCCGTGCGCGCGCCGTTCGGCGTGGGTGTGGTGCTGGAGACGCTGGCGTTGTCGATCCTCAACCACGACAGCGCGATCGCGTCGGCGGCGGCTCGGATGGTGGGCGCCGCCAACGGCCGGCGGATGATCGAGATGGGGTCGCGCCGGACGCACGAGGAGTCGGCGGTGGCGGCGGCCCGTGCCGCGTTCCTGGCGGGCTTCACGGCGACGTCGAACCTGGAGGCGGCACGGCGGCACGGCATCCCGACCGCCGGGACGTGCGCGCACGCGTTCACGCTGCTGCACGACACCGAGGAGTCGGCGTTCCGGTCGCAGATCGAGACGTTGGGCGTGGACACGACCCTCCTGGTCGACACCTACGACATCACGAACGGCATCAAGACGGCCGTGCAGGTCGCTGGGCCCTCGCTGGGCTCGGTGCGGATCGACTCCGGTGACCTGGGCGTGCTGGCCCGGCAGGCGCGGGACCAGCTGGACTCGTTGGGTGCGCGGAACACCCGGATCGTGGTGTCCGGCGACCTGGACGAGTACTCGATCGCGATGCTGCGGGCCGAGCCCGTCGACGCGTACGGCGTGGGCACGTCACTCGTCACGGGGTCCGGCGCGCCGACCGCGGGCATGGTCTACAAGCTGGTCGAGGTGGACGGGCGTCCGGTGGCCAAGCGCAGCTCGCACAAGGAGTCGCGGGGTGGGCGCAAGGCGTCGCTGCGGCGGCACAAGGAGACCGGGACGGCGTTGGAGGAGGTCGTGTTCCCGCACGCCTCCGAGCCCGAGATGGGCGCGCACGACCGGCTGCTCGCGGTGCCGCTGATCCGTGGCGGCCGACGCGTGGACGGCTTGGACACGCTGGCGGAGAGCCGGGAACGACTTCGTGCCGCCCTCGTGACCGTGCCGTGGGAAGGTCTGAAGTTGTCCCGCGGCGAGCCCGCGATTCCGACGACGTTCCTGTGA
- the clpS gene encoding ATP-dependent Clp protease adapter ClpS yields MTTPVEHERTQVDPAGEEVRTEDRPWQTLVWNDPVNLMSYVTYVFQKLFGYSRDHATKLMLDVHHKGRAIVSSGSKDKVEADVAKLHAAGLWATMQRSS; encoded by the coding sequence ATGACCACGCCCGTCGAACATGAGCGGACGCAGGTTGACCCGGCCGGCGAGGAGGTCCGCACCGAGGACCGCCCGTGGCAGACCCTGGTCTGGAACGACCCGGTGAACCTGATGTCCTACGTGACGTACGTGTTCCAGAAGCTGTTCGGCTACAGCCGCGACCACGCGACCAAGCTGATGCTGGACGTGCACCACAAGGGCAGGGCGATCGTGTCGTCGGGGAGCAAGGACAAGGTGGAGGCCGACGTGGCGAAGCTGCACGCGGCCGGGCTCTGGGCGACCATGCAGCGTTCGTCGTGA
- a CDS encoding DUF2017 domain-containing protein yields MKKWTRTGDQVLGRFDRQEAAVVRGLVSQIQDMLLARAEEAPQDELAELTGIRTGPSTPPDDPILGRLLPDFHRLDPDAPDPAEVDSANALRSLHEPELLDQKTGVAAVVLETCPPDGGEVRLAMEQAEAWLSALNDVRLALGTALDVQDEMPDELPPDDPRSPHLGVYHWLTWVQETLVEAVMS; encoded by the coding sequence GTGAAGAAGTGGACGCGCACCGGCGATCAGGTGCTGGGCCGGTTCGACCGGCAGGAAGCCGCCGTGGTGCGCGGTCTGGTGAGCCAGATCCAGGACATGCTGCTGGCACGTGCGGAAGAAGCGCCGCAGGACGAGTTGGCCGAGCTGACCGGTATCCGCACCGGCCCGTCGACGCCGCCGGACGACCCGATCCTGGGCAGGCTGCTGCCCGACTTCCACCGGTTGGACCCGGACGCGCCCGACCCCGCGGAGGTCGATTCGGCCAACGCGCTGCGGTCGTTGCACGAGCCCGAGCTGTTGGACCAGAAGACCGGCGTCGCGGCGGTGGTGCTGGAGACGTGCCCGCCGGACGGTGGCGAGGTGCGGTTGGCGATGGAGCAGGCCGAGGCCTGGCTGTCCGCGTTGAACGACGTGCGGTTGGCGCTGGGCACGGCGTTGGACGTGCAGGACGAAATGCCGGACGAGCTGCCGCCGGACGACCCGCGTTCGCCGCACCTGGGCGTTTACCACTGGTTGACGTGGGTGCAGGAGACGCTGGTCGAAGCGGTCATGAGCTGA
- a CDS encoding P1 family peptidase, producing the protein MLVGRGPGVAVVLTPAGAVAGVAVRGAPVGTRELDLLDPSTLVQRVHAVVLAGGDLTCADGVVRWLAERGHGFPVGARPLEVVPIVPAAAALGLPSGDGYAACEAAAPSDIPALAVVGETAVGLVVVDAEVGPAECRRVAMSAHDGFARAGVTVPATVFAVATGRPTGTPLNDLCTTAADALERAGRNARV; encoded by the coding sequence ATGCTGGTCGGGCGCGGGCCCGGGGTGGCGGTGGTGTTGACGCCCGCCGGCGCGGTGGCCGGGGTGGCCGTGCGCGGCGCGCCGGTCGGGACGCGTGAGCTGGACTTGCTGGACCCGTCGACGTTGGTCCAGCGGGTGCACGCCGTGGTGCTGGCCGGTGGAGACCTCACTTGTGCCGATGGTGTCGTGCGCTGGTTGGCGGAGCGTGGGCACGGGTTCCCGGTGGGTGCGCGGCCGCTCGAGGTGGTGCCGATCGTGCCCGCCGCGGCGGCTCTCGGACTCCCTTCGGGTGACGGCTACGCGGCGTGCGAGGCGGCTGCTCCGTCCGACATTCCGGCGCTGGCCGTGGTCGGCGAGACCGCGGTGGGGCTGGTCGTGGTCGATGCCGAAGTCGGGCCGGCCGAATGCCGAAGGGTCGCCATGTCGGCGCACGACGGGTTCGCGCGGGCCGGGGTGACCGTGCCGGCGACGGTGTTCGCGGTGGCCACAGGGCGTCCGACCGGCACCCCGCTGAACGACCTCTGCACCACCGCCGCCGACGCCCTGGAACGCGCGGGTCGGAACGCGCGGGTGTGA
- a CDS encoding DUF2231 domain-containing protein — MRSSPVLDKAAGALAEVVPAALRRREVTGLLDVRAWGKPVHPAVVVLPIGLYAASAALDLMPGSSKAARAVIGVGLAAAPVALATELAEYGTLDERQRRTAFVQLAANAAADVCYLTSFRLRGHGFGVVARAVSALGLAALAAGGLLGLQPAKPAKPGTVPHQHQEGPGGVREPV; from the coding sequence GTGCGGAGCAGTCCGGTGCTGGACAAGGCGGCCGGGGCGCTGGCCGAAGTGGTGCCGGCGGCGCTGCGGCGCCGTGAGGTGACCGGGCTGCTGGACGTGCGGGCGTGGGGGAAGCCGGTGCACCCGGCGGTCGTCGTGCTGCCGATCGGGCTGTACGCGGCGTCGGCGGCGCTGGACCTGATGCCCGGGAGCAGCAAGGCGGCGCGCGCCGTGATCGGGGTCGGGCTGGCGGCGGCGCCTGTGGCCCTGGCGACCGAGCTGGCCGAGTACGGGACGTTGGACGAACGGCAGCGGCGCACGGCGTTCGTGCAGCTGGCGGCGAACGCGGCGGCGGATGTGTGCTACCTCACGTCGTTCCGGCTGCGCGGGCACGGCTTCGGCGTGGTGGCCAGGGCCGTCTCGGCGCTCGGACTCGCGGCACTCGCCGCCGGCGGACTGCTCGGCCTCCAGCCGGCGAAACCTGCCAAACCGGGGACGGTCCCGCACCAGCACCAGGAGGGTCCCGGGGGCGTCCGCGAACCGGTGTAG
- a CDS encoding M67 family metallopeptidase, whose translation MLVIRRDLVDAMVEHARRDHPDEACGVIAGPEGSDRPERFIAMDNAERSPTFYRFDSAEQFRVWREMDRNDEAPVVIYHSHTATEAYPSRTDVSYAGEPDAHYVLVSTRDPEQYELRSYRIVDGVVTEEPVEVVESYMFAHTGADDTPDCP comes from the coding sequence GTGCTGGTGATTCGCCGTGACCTCGTGGACGCGATGGTGGAGCATGCCCGTCGCGACCACCCGGACGAGGCATGCGGCGTCATCGCGGGCCCGGAGGGTTCCGACCGCCCGGAGCGGTTCATCGCGATGGACAACGCCGAGCGCTCGCCCACCTTCTACCGCTTCGACTCGGCCGAGCAGTTCCGGGTGTGGCGCGAGATGGACCGCAACGACGAGGCGCCGGTCGTCATCTACCACTCGCACACCGCGACCGAGGCGTACCCGTCCCGCACGGACGTCTCCTACGCCGGTGAGCCGGACGCGCACTACGTCCTCGTCTCCACCCGGGACCCGGAGCAGTACGAGCTGCGCTCCTACCGGATCGTGGACGGCGTGGTGACCGAAGAACCGGTCGAGGTCGTGGAGTCGTACATGTTCGCCCACACCGGCGCGGACGACACGCCCGACTGTCCCTGA
- a CDS encoding MoaD/ThiS family protein has translation MAVIVSIPTILRTHTGGQKSVEAAGETLAQIIDDLETNHGGLKQRLVKEGALHRFVNVYVNDEDVRFAGGLEAAVKDGDTVTILPAVAGG, from the coding sequence ATGGCCGTCATCGTCTCCATCCCCACGATCCTGCGCACTCACACGGGCGGGCAGAAGTCGGTCGAGGCCGCGGGCGAGACGCTCGCCCAGATCATCGACGACCTGGAGACCAACCACGGTGGCCTGAAGCAGCGCCTGGTCAAGGAAGGCGCGCTCCACCGGTTCGTCAACGTCTACGTCAACGACGAGGACGTGCGGTTCGCGGGCGGCCTCGAAGCGGCCGTCAAGGACGGCGACACCGTGACGATCCTGCCGGCCGTCGCGGGCGGCTGA
- a CDS encoding PLP-dependent cysteine synthase family protein gives MARYESLLDAVGGTPLVGLPRLSPSKDVRLWAKLEDRNPTGSIKDRPVLMMIEEAERTGVLTPGCTILEPTSGNTGIALAMAAKLKGYGLVCVMPENTSTERKQLLQAYGARIVFSPAAGGSNQAVAQAKELAKQNPDWVMLYQYGNPANAGAHYHGTGPEILNDLPTITHFVAGLGTTGTLVGVGRFLREQKPDVQIIAAEPRYGELVYGLRNLDEGFVPELYDASVLTGRYSVGSYDALRRTRQLLEVEGIFAGISTGAILHAALAVAEKAAARGESADVAFVVADAGWKYLSTGAYAGTLDEASERLDGHLWA, from the coding sequence GTGGCCCGCTACGAGTCACTGCTCGACGCGGTCGGCGGCACGCCCCTCGTGGGCCTGCCCCGGCTGTCGCCGTCGAAGGACGTGCGGCTGTGGGCGAAGCTGGAGGACCGCAACCCGACCGGCTCGATCAAGGACCGCCCGGTCCTGATGATGATCGAGGAGGCCGAGCGGACGGGTGTCCTCACGCCGGGCTGCACGATCCTCGAACCGACGTCCGGCAACACCGGCATCGCCCTCGCCATGGCCGCCAAGCTCAAGGGCTACGGCCTGGTTTGCGTGATGCCGGAGAACACCTCCACCGAGCGCAAGCAGCTGCTCCAGGCGTACGGCGCGCGGATCGTGTTCTCGCCCGCGGCCGGCGGGTCGAACCAGGCCGTGGCGCAGGCGAAGGAACTGGCCAAGCAGAACCCGGACTGGGTGATGCTCTACCAGTACGGCAACCCGGCCAACGCCGGCGCGCACTACCACGGCACCGGGCCGGAGATCCTCAACGACCTGCCGACGATCACGCACTTCGTCGCTGGCCTCGGCACCACCGGCACCCTGGTCGGCGTGGGCCGGTTCCTGCGCGAGCAGAAGCCGGACGTGCAGATCATCGCGGCCGAGCCGCGGTACGGCGAGCTGGTGTACGGGCTGCGCAACCTCGACGAGGGTTTCGTGCCCGAGCTGTACGACGCCTCCGTGCTGACCGGCCGCTATTCGGTCGGCTCGTACGACGCGCTGCGCCGCACCCGTCAGCTGCTGGAGGTGGAGGGCATCTTCGCGGGCATCTCCACCGGCGCGATCCTGCACGCGGCGCTGGCCGTGGCGGAGAAGGCAGCGGCGCGCGGCGAGTCCGCGGACGTGGCTTTCGTGGTGGCCGACGCGGGCTGGAAGTACCTGTCCACCGGCGCCTACGCGGGCACGTTGGACGAAGCCTCGGAACGGCTAGACGGCCACCTCTGGGCGTGA
- a CDS encoding extracellular catalytic domain type 1 short-chain-length polyhydroxyalkanoate depolymerase → MKALGAIVTSLAAAAAFVLAFVAAPQASAATLTEVTGFGTNPSNLRMHLYVPDRTQAKPPVLLAVHYCTGTGPAFHSGTDFARLADQHGFIVIYPSATRSGQCFDVSSPQALRRDGGSDPVGLMSMVRYVLQRYNGDTGRVFVTGVSSGAMTTNVMLANYPDVFQAGAAFAGVPAGCFATTDGSGWNSACANGQVLRTPQEWGNIARAAYPGYTGARPRMQTWHGTADDTLRYPNFGEQIDQWTNVHGLSTTPTSTDSPQSGWTRTRYSDKVEAISMQGTGHNLMGAGMALRAIQFFGLDKPGDTTTSTSTSTTTSTTTSTTTTTTTTTTTQPPGACKVTYTVNAWNTGLTASVTIANTSSSAVNGWQLAFTLPSGQTITSGWNATFSPTSGAVTARNASYNSTIGAGASIGIGFQATHGGNTGKPTSFTLNGAACTIG, encoded by the coding sequence ATGAAGGCGCTCGGCGCGATCGTGACTTCCCTGGCCGCGGCGGCGGCTTTCGTGCTGGCGTTCGTCGCCGCACCGCAGGCTTCGGCGGCCACGCTGACCGAGGTCACCGGCTTCGGCACGAACCCCAGCAACCTGCGCATGCACCTGTACGTGCCGGACCGCACGCAGGCCAAGCCGCCGGTGCTGCTGGCGGTGCACTACTGCACGGGCACCGGCCCGGCGTTCCACTCGGGCACCGACTTCGCCCGGCTGGCCGACCAGCACGGGTTCATCGTGATCTACCCGTCGGCCACCCGCAGCGGCCAGTGCTTCGACGTGTCCAGCCCGCAGGCGCTGCGGCGTGACGGCGGCAGCGACCCGGTCGGCCTGATGTCGATGGTCCGGTACGTGCTCCAGCGCTACAACGGCGACACCGGCCGGGTGTTCGTCACCGGCGTCTCGTCCGGCGCGATGACCACGAACGTCATGCTGGCCAACTACCCGGACGTGTTCCAGGCCGGCGCGGCGTTCGCGGGTGTGCCCGCAGGCTGCTTCGCCACCACCGACGGCTCGGGCTGGAACAGCGCCTGCGCCAACGGCCAGGTGCTCAGGACGCCGCAGGAGTGGGGCAACATCGCCCGCGCCGCGTACCCCGGCTACACCGGCGCCCGGCCGCGGATGCAGACGTGGCACGGCACCGCGGACGACACCCTGCGGTACCCGAACTTCGGCGAGCAGATCGACCAGTGGACCAACGTCCACGGCCTGTCCACCACGCCGACGTCCACCGACAGCCCGCAGTCGGGCTGGACGCGCACCCGTTACAGCGACAAGGTCGAGGCCATCTCCATGCAGGGCACCGGCCATAACCTGATGGGCGCGGGCATGGCGTTGCGGGCCATCCAGTTCTTCGGCCTCGACAAGCCGGGCGACACCACCACGTCCACGTCGACTTCCACCACTACGTCGACCACAACCAGCACAACCACGACCACGACCACGACGACCACCACCCAGCCGCCTGGCGCGTGCAAGGTCACGTACACCGTCAACGCCTGGAACACGGGCCTGACGGCGAGCGTCACCATCGCCAACACCAGCAGCAGCGCGGTCAACGGCTGGCAGCTCGCGTTCACGCTGCCCAGCGGGCAGACCATCACCAGCGGGTGGAACGCCACCTTCTCCCCCACCAGCGGTGCGGTCACGGCGCGGAACGCGTCGTACAACAGCACCATCGGCGCCGGCGCGTCGATCGGCATCGGGTTCCAGGCGACCCATGGCGGCAACACGGGCAAGCCGACCTCGTTCACGCTCAACGGCGCCGCGTGCACGATCGGCTGA
- a CDS encoding MBL fold metallo-hydrolase produces MQLTVLGCSGSAPGPDLPTSGYLVEAGGVRIVLELGSGVFGALMRHCDPFDLDAVLLSHLHLDHCADFSSLTVYRREHPEPPYDVTERRLPVFAPSHAPSRLAAAHAADRASLARTDLSETFDFVPLAPGKYAVGPVEVEVAAMRHICEAYGFRISYGGVSLVFSGDTVPCPDLVRLARGADLLLADSAWRTQAGRANYLHMSGREAGEVAASAGVRRLVLTHVLPWSDREGVLADAKETFSGPVSLATPGATYTLPA; encoded by the coding sequence ATGCAATTGACGGTGCTCGGTTGTTCGGGCAGTGCGCCGGGGCCTGATCTACCCACCTCCGGGTACCTGGTCGAGGCGGGTGGCGTGCGGATCGTGTTGGAGTTGGGCAGTGGCGTGTTCGGCGCGTTGATGCGGCACTGCGATCCGTTCGACCTCGACGCCGTGCTGTTGTCACACCTGCACCTCGACCACTGCGCCGACTTCAGTTCGCTGACCGTGTACCGGCGTGAGCACCCCGAGCCGCCTTATGACGTCACCGAGCGCCGGTTGCCGGTGTTCGCGCCCTCGCACGCGCCTTCCCGGCTGGCCGCCGCGCACGCCGCCGATCGCGCGTCGTTGGCGCGGACGGACCTGTCGGAGACGTTCGACTTCGTGCCGCTCGCGCCCGGCAAGTACGCGGTGGGGCCGGTGGAGGTCGAAGTGGCCGCCATGCGGCACATCTGCGAGGCCTACGGGTTCCGGATCTCGTACGGGGGTGTGTCGCTGGTGTTCTCCGGCGACACGGTGCCCTGCCCGGACTTGGTGCGGCTGGCACGGGGCGCGGACCTGCTACTCGCCGACTCGGCGTGGCGGACGCAGGCGGGTCGTGCCAACTACCTGCACATGAGCGGCCGGGAAGCGGGCGAGGTGGCCGCGTCCGCCGGCGTCCGACGGCTCGTCCTCACCCACGTGCTCCCGTGGTCCGACCGCGAGGGCGTCCTGGCGGACGCCAAGGAGACGTTCTCGGGCCCGGTGTCGCTGGCCACCCCCGGCGCCACCTACACCCTCCCCGCGTGA
- a CDS encoding SMP-30/gluconolactonase/LRE family protein, whose translation MSIEVAVRAEAALGEGPTWDHASGTLLWVDVLSSEVHRYSPWRNDDAVLEMPQHVGAAKPRTAGGLVVNLRDGVALIDRDGAKTWLVYWARDGVRGNDAAVDPAGRLWAGTMRYDEGPGGWLARVKPTGEAKVVLDKVGVSNGIGWSPDAKRMYYIDSSERRVDVLDFDEESGEATNRRPLAEVHRGLPDGLTVDSSGAIWVALWGGAAVHRYTPDGDLDLEIELPVGQPTACCFGGPDFTDLYVTTARVGLSEDALSELAGSVLVLPGVGEGLPSPAFAG comes from the coding sequence GTGTCGATCGAAGTCGCGGTGCGGGCCGAAGCGGCGCTGGGTGAGGGCCCCACGTGGGACCACGCCAGCGGAACACTCCTTTGGGTGGACGTCCTCAGCAGCGAGGTGCACCGCTACAGCCCGTGGCGCAACGACGACGCGGTCCTGGAAATGCCCCAGCACGTCGGTGCGGCGAAGCCCCGGACGGCCGGTGGTCTGGTGGTCAACCTGCGTGACGGCGTGGCCCTGATCGACCGTGACGGCGCGAAGACGTGGCTCGTGTACTGGGCGCGGGACGGCGTGCGGGGCAACGACGCCGCGGTCGACCCGGCGGGCCGGCTGTGGGCGGGCACGATGCGTTACGACGAGGGGCCGGGCGGCTGGCTGGCGCGGGTGAAGCCGACCGGTGAGGCGAAGGTCGTGCTGGACAAGGTGGGCGTCAGCAACGGCATCGGCTGGAGCCCCGACGCCAAGCGGATGTACTACATCGACTCGTCGGAGCGGCGCGTGGACGTGCTGGACTTCGACGAGGAGTCCGGTGAGGCGACGAACCGGCGTCCGCTGGCCGAGGTGCACCGCGGGCTGCCCGACGGCCTCACCGTGGACTCGTCCGGCGCGATCTGGGTCGCGTTGTGGGGTGGCGCGGCGGTGCACCGGTACACGCCGGACGGCGACCTGGACCTGGAGATCGAGCTACCGGTCGGCCAGCCGACGGCGTGCTGCTTCGGTGGCCCCGACTTCACCGACCTCTACGTGACGACCGCCCGGGTCGGGCTGAGCGAGGACGCGTTGAGCGAGTTGGCCGGGTCGGTCCTGGTGCTGCCGGGCGTGGGCGAGGGCCTGCCGTCCCCCGCGTTCGCGGGCTGA
- a CDS encoding rhomboid family intramembrane serine protease, whose protein sequence is MDPTGPFTPPDPVVAAPRRVKPPTKRIVPPKPVLSAVVVLGFVGLLYVVEAIDTVLGGTLNDDGVIPRDFDQWDNILWYPVLHGDWTHLTGNAVPLLVLAYLATSGGIKQFFQITAVIWLTSGLGVWLFGSYGSHIGASGLIFGFLMFLLVRGVFARSVLQIVLAVVVFAMYGAALWGVLPGQVGISWEGHLFGALGGVLAAWGVARDARKGAPTTLDA, encoded by the coding sequence GTGGACCCCACCGGCCCTTTCACACCACCCGACCCGGTGGTCGCGGCACCCAGACGGGTGAAACCGCCGACCAAGCGCATCGTGCCGCCCAAGCCCGTGCTGTCGGCCGTGGTCGTGCTGGGATTCGTCGGCCTGCTCTACGTGGTCGAGGCCATCGACACAGTCCTCGGCGGCACGCTGAACGACGACGGCGTGATCCCGCGCGACTTCGACCAGTGGGACAACATCCTCTGGTACCCGGTCCTGCACGGCGACTGGACGCACCTCACCGGCAACGCGGTGCCGCTGCTCGTCCTCGCCTACCTGGCCACGTCGGGCGGGATCAAGCAGTTCTTCCAGATCACCGCGGTCATCTGGCTGACCAGCGGCCTCGGCGTGTGGCTCTTCGGCTCGTACGGCAGCCACATCGGCGCGTCCGGCCTGATCTTCGGCTTCCTGATGTTCCTGCTGGTGCGCGGTGTGTTCGCACGCAGCGTCCTCCAGATCGTGCTGGCCGTCGTGGTCTTCGCGATGTACGGCGCGGCGCTGTGGGGCGTGCTGCCCGGCCAGGTCGGCATCTCCTGGGAAGGCCACCTGTTCGGTGCGCTCGGCGGCGTGCTCGCGGCGTGGGGCGTCGCCCGGGATGCCAGGAAGGGCGCCCCGACTACGCTCGACGCGTGA
- the murI gene encoding glutamate racemase, which yields MTVTADSPIGIFDSGVGGLTVARAIMDQLPGERIRYVGDTANCPYGPLPIAQARKFALEVTDRLVADGAKLLVIACNTASAACLRDARERYDIPVIEVVLPAVRRAVATTRTGKVGVIGTLGTVTSGAYQDAFAAARHIEVTAVACPRFVDFVERGTTSGRQVLGMAQAYLEPLQRAGVDTLVLGCTHYPLLTGVLQIVMGDSVTLVSSAEETVKDVVRVLTEHDLFREGDPDQRFGCTGSVEQFGRLARRFLPGLENATFHAHG from the coding sequence GTGACCGTCACCGCCGATTCGCCCATCGGGATCTTCGACTCCGGCGTCGGCGGGCTGACCGTCGCACGGGCGATCATGGACCAGCTCCCCGGCGAACGCATCCGGTACGTCGGCGACACGGCCAACTGCCCGTACGGCCCGCTGCCCATCGCGCAGGCGCGCAAGTTCGCCCTCGAAGTCACCGACCGGCTGGTCGCCGACGGCGCGAAGCTGCTGGTCATCGCGTGCAACACCGCGTCCGCGGCGTGCCTGCGTGACGCGCGGGAGCGTTACGACATCCCGGTGATCGAGGTCGTGCTGCCCGCCGTGCGCCGTGCGGTGGCGACCACGCGCACCGGCAAGGTCGGCGTCATCGGCACGCTCGGCACCGTCACGTCCGGCGCGTACCAGGACGCGTTCGCCGCCGCACGCCACATCGAGGTCACCGCGGTCGCGTGCCCGAGGTTCGTGGACTTCGTGGAACGCGGCACCACGTCCGGCCGGCAGGTGCTGGGCATGGCGCAGGCCTACCTGGAACCGTTGCAGCGCGCAGGAGTCGACACGCTCGTCCTCGGCTGCACGCACTACCCGCTGCTGACCGGCGTCCTCCAGATCGTGATGGGTGACAGCGTGACGCTCGTCTCCAGTGCCGAGGAGACCGTCAAGGACGTGGTGCGGGTGCTGACGGAGCACGACCTGTTCCGCGAAGGCGACCCTGATCAGCGGTTCGGCTGCACCGGATCGGTGGAGCAGTTCGGCCGGCTCGCCCGGCGATTCCTGCCCGGGTTGGAAAACGCGACCTTCCACGCCCACGGTTGA